DNA sequence from the Lycium barbarum isolate Lr01 chromosome 5, ASM1917538v2, whole genome shotgun sequence genome:
ttaatcacataacctaagagagaATTGTCATATCGTTTATCTcgtagtaatatctgcttcttttagcagcttactaacgtcatactctctaggtctgatctgaataagctgaaataatttaaaactaaccctacaaaaatttatatcgtctgctcgtggttttcttatcgcatcagtcccttcttagtcatgtgcatagatcatatgacaaaaatatatccaaaaaaaaaaaagtcgagactttctagtattacaggtgattggctcttaggctatttcctgctcaaaactaccgtgaAAGTTTATGCCTGCTacggttaacttcataacatgttacctCGTGGGATCTTATATCTGAACCATCATCCTTATATTATACCTCtatggtcaaagagtccaaataaatttattctatagggtatataacctacgtgtaCTACCATATCAAAACTTGCCTTTCAAATGGTACTATTAACTAATAAACACATCATGCACTATTTAGCTAGTCTTGAGCCTCGAATTTTCTTCTTGCCACTTACATATTTGAtacgttcagaattcgatggaaaaagaatgttacttactgctctaagcttcatgccacgagttagaataattcatgatgacCCTATCTGAAaacaacacatcgataatgattagatttacatcttcctcatccattgagatGAGGCGCATTCGGTAGAACGGGAAACAACACACGAttccgagtgatttctgagaacatagctctattgcacgatctagagttgaaagaagtaaGACAATCTTAAaagtcttggtggtcaactgtttatatgtgtgggcgccacacacatataaaagcgaccccactggacacggtttcatagactccctaagacacttgaacctaggctctgataccaagctttgtcacgccccgaaccatggcctgagcgtaacacggcactcagtgcctgactgcatgtgaccgagcgaaccacatggcttgctgaatcatcatgaggcataacatgagcggaatataacgtgaatgcatgatgagcctttataaaacgtagtaagtcataatacttaataaaaatacatgtttaaacatgagtgcggaaataacatgaatgagccaaaatggctatacgactccgaatgtctgacataacataactgacttgtctagtctatgaaacctctaacataagtctgaacatggaaaacatactcgctgggacaaggcccccagcataccttaggtgcataactaatcataaaacaaaagttgactaaaccccgaatgagatggggctcaccaataagctgatacgaatgctgtcctactgagcagatgtgtcgtcctgtatatcagtacctgcatcgtgaaatgcaggcccccgggcaatagaaaggggacgtcagtactttgaatgtactggtatgtaaagcaactgaatgaaataacatgggacatgaaataacatgataagaactgaaactgaaaacctggacatgaacatgagtacatacatatatataacattgtaaaaatatcataagtagggaaagcaataacttataaccgatccatggtctggtgcttgcgtcccgccagcagaacactcagtccttgccagggaacatgagatttaataaaatatgaaaggatccagtcattatgagagatcgtccgggacatgggtggagcaatcctcatcctacggtggctacgtagtttccggctatctgaagccctcctcggtaattaaagcaactcccaaaaacatgaacataatatagttggctaagaagcccatgattttcgtgaattaacttgtacttgtcttgtaatcatgatttcacgaaataacttataAAATAAGTGGCTCTTagtgcccatggttttcatgaatataacttgcttgtacatggatatcatgaattatagtttgcttgcatgaacttgtaaaacatgtatagtattttcttgaaatagtataatatatcataaactagcatgcatgaacccatggaatgagatatatggggttttcatagattacggacagattcttaataatcataaagaaatattaagaactcaatgatggaatgataacaattcatacataatataatcatggacatggacctacggttatcatgagcatggtattgaaaccctagttttagtagagaatcataattttatagattatgaggcgtggggaagaacaatgatgttctcacacgtagatagtaactctacataccttagtcgctccaaaccttgaattaaagacttgagctttgaagaagatttccaaaatcttgaattcttgaaccttgagatgggttttcttgaaaaccctagttttagaatgataatttcttgtttagattataaggataggtattagaattgagttggaataattagagtaggcttaccttggtgttcttgatgatggaagagggtaggaagtcgttctagggcttgaaggaatgaaaaataatgatttgaactgatatggacgagtatatactgttctggaaaaattaatttttcagcccagttaaatactggccgtattttgaaatacgggccgtattttgaaatactggccgtattttgaaatacggacaacACTGCCTCTctttagtaaaatggtcataactctttgcacagatgtccgtttgaccctcataatataccgttggaaaggtatttcaaagatctacaactttcatgaaggaagttttcccaaattacaaatacgtttttaaatacgggccgtattttgaaataaaatccgtatttaaccatttgacatccaaattccagaatgctcagaaatccttggttttagtttacgacttgaaatacggaccgtaaactgaaatacgatcactgttcatgggcgtaaactcccatcctacaacggaacagggaaattccaattctcacattcttcatctgattttctaagtcttggATCATGAtcaaagcttacgttaaaggtacggggtgttacacaccTTTCCTTCTATATCGGACAACTGCAAATCTCCCTTTGATAACACCTGTTTGATAACATAAGGGCCCTGCCAATTTGGGGCCAATTTTCCCCTCGCTTCTTCTTGGTGCGGAAGGATGCGTTTCACAACAAGTTGGCCCACCTCAAAATGTCTTGGACGTACCTTCTTGTTGTAAGTGCGAGCCATCATTTGCTGGTATAACTGGCCAAAGCAAATCGCCGTCAATCGCTTTTCATCGATTACTGACAATTGTTCTAGTCTAGACTTGACCCATTTAGTGTTATCAATCTCTGATTCAATAATGATTCGAAGAGAGGGGATCTCTACTTTTGCTGGTATGACCGCTTCAGTTCCATAAACCAATAAGTAAGGAGTTGCGCCAACAGACGTGCGGATAGTCGTGTAGTACCATAAAAGAGCAAAAGGCAATTTCTCTTGCCATTTCCTGGATCCTTGTACCATCTTCctgaggatcttcttgatgtttttgtttgcAGCCTCAATAGCTCTATTTGCTTTGGGCCGATAAGGGGTAGAGTTGTGATGCACAATTTTAAATTGCTCACATACCTCCTTCATGAGATAACTATTAAGATTGGCTGAATTGTCCGTGATAATGGTCTTTGGTATACCAAAACGACATATGATGTTAGAGTGAACAAAGTTTACCACCGCTTTCTTGGTGACTGATTTGAACATAACAGCTTCTACCCATTCGGTGAAGTATTCAATGGCAACTAGAATGAATCTGTGCCCATTAGAAGCTTTTGGCTCAATTGGCCCAATAATATCTATCCCCCAAGCTACGAAAGGCCAAGGAGCAGACATAGGGTGCAACTCCGAAGCGGGCGAATGAATCCGGTCACTGTGAATTTGGCATTGATGACACTTGCAAACAAAGCAAAAACAATCTCTCTCCATGGTAAGCTAATAGTGTACTGCTCGAAGAATCTTTTTTGCTAGAACATAACCGTTCATGTGCGGGCCACATACTTCGGAGTGTACTTCATTCATGATCATTTTAGCTTCTTGGGTATTCACACATCTTAACAAATTCAAATCCGAGGTCCTTTTGTATAAGATCTCCCCACTCAGAAAGAAATCATTGGAAGGTCGCCTAATAGTTCTTTTTTGATCTCCATCTGCATGTATTGGATATTCTTTTGTTTTTAGGAATCTTTTGATATCGTGATACCATGGCTCACCATCTGGCTCTACTTCAATTGTACTGCAATGACCATGTTGATTCCTAATCTGAATCTCTAACGGATCAATATAAGCATTGCCTAGGTATGGAAGCATTAAGGCTAaagtggccaaagcatcagccaACTCATTGTGAAATCTGGGAATATATCTGAACTCGATTGACTTAAACCTTTTGCTAAGGTCCTCCAAACATTGTTTGTACAGAATGAGCTTGATGTCTCGAGTTTCCCATTCACCCTGAGCCTGCCGAATGAGTAAGTCAGAATCTCCCAAAACTATTAACTCATGTGCATCCAGATGTATTGCCATGTTTAAACCCATTATGCAAGCTTCATATTCCGCTGTATTATTGGTACAGAAGAAATGAAGTCGTGCTGTGGCGGGATAATGATGCCCCGTTGGTGAAATGAGAATTGCCCCAATCCCGACACCTTTAATGTTGACCGCCCCATCAAAGTATAATTTCCAGACGTGACTGTCATCGCGAACTTCTTCCTCAACTGAATTAATCTCTTCATCAGGAAAATAAGTATTCAAAGTCTCATACTCATCGTCAACTGgattttctgccaaatgatcggCCAATGCTTGTGCTTTTATAGCGGTGCGGGTGACATAGACAATGTCGAACTCCGTAAGTAAAATCTGCCACTTTGCCAACCTTCCACTCGGCATAGGTTTTTGAAAGATATACTTCAAAGGATCCGTTCGAGATATGAGGTGAGTTGTATATGATGAAAGTTAGTGCTCAGTTTCTGGGCgacccaagtcaaagcacaacacattctttctaaaaatatgtattttacttcatagcttgtgaacttcttgctcaaataataGATCGCTTGTTCCTTCTTGCCTGTGGAATCATGTTGTCCTAGAACGCACCCAAAGGAATTATCCATCACTGACAGATACAAAAACAAAGGCCTACCCAGTTCTGGCGGGACAAGCACTGGACAGTTCGATAAATATTCCTTAATCTTATCAAAAGCCTCTTGACACTCGTCTGTCCACTTGACGGCGACATCCTTCTTCAACAGCTTGAATATGGGCTCACATGTAGTGGTGAGCTGAGCGATGAACCTACTGATGTAGTTCAACCTACCAAGAAGAATCATGACTTCCGTTCTGTTCTTCGGGGGTGGTAATTCCTGAATGGCCTTTATCTTGGAGGTGTCTAATTCAATTCCTCGCCGACTAACTATAAACCCCAAAAGTTTCCCGGATGGAACTCCAAACGCACACTTGGCTGGATTGAGCATGAGGTTGTACTTGCGCAATCTTTCAAAGAACTTTCTCAAATCACGCACATGGTCAGCTTGAGTTTTGGACTTGATGATCACTTCATCGACGTACACTTCAATTTCTTTATGCATCATGTCATGCAAGATAGTAGTCATAGATCTCATGTAAGTTGCCCCTGCGTTCTTCAAACCAAATGGCATGACCCTGTAACAGTAAGTACCCCATGGGGTGGTGAAGGCGGTCTTTTCTGCATCCTCTTCATCCATCAAAATTTTGGTGATACCCGgcataacaatccacaaaagattgaaTCTCGTGTTTAGCACAATTATCAACAAGAACGTGGATGTTAGGTAAGGGAAAGTTGTCCTTTGGACTAGCTTTGTTCAAATCTCTATAGTCAACACAAACTCTGGTTTTCTcatccttctttggtacgggCACAACATTTGCTAGCCATGTAGTAAATCGGACGACCCTGATTACATTTGCACTCAATTGCTTCATGATTTCTTCTTTAATTTTATCACTCACCTCTTTCTTAAATTTTCTTTGCTTTTGTTGGACTGGTGGGAAATCCGGGTACGTAGGAAGTTTGTGCACTACCAGATCAACGCTCAAACCCGGCATGTCAtcataagaccaagcgaacacatcttTATATTCAAACAAAACCTGGATTATGTCATCTCTGGTCTTTTGTTCATCATGAATGCTTATCTTTGTTTCTCTAGTTTTTTCAGAAGTTCCCAAATTAATTGCCTCAGTTTCATTTAGATTAGGCTTAGGTTTATTCTCAAATTGATCCAGTTCcttttttatttcttcaaaagcCTCTTCTTCATCATATTCATCAACCTCTTGATTCGTTGTTTCGAGATTAGACAACTCTTTAAGATCTGGACGTGAATTCTGCATGCATGTCATGTTATTAAAGGCGGCgttaatgaaaatgaaatgaaaattaaATAACAAAATTAAGGAAAAGGAGACGATAGAATTGACTAAGAAACTGAAACTTCATTTTATTGAATTAGAAAGGATAGAAGGGTTAACATCAGAGCATAGCAACTAAACTATTTGGATTACCACCCAGAGAATAATCCAAATATAGGAAAAATAGCAAAATAAACTACCAAGACTCCTTCCTTGTGGGAAGAGGAGTAGCTTCCCAGTTGGTGAGCTTGACTTTTAGGCCAATACGTTGCACATCTGCATGACTAGGGCCTTCACCAATCTGAACCATGTTTACCCCATAGAACATTTTTTTGAGACCTTGACATATTTCGTCCACGTCATCTTGGACAGACATGTCCTTATTCTCTTCAAGACGTGACCTAGTAAAAGACTTGGCAATGTGGAGAACGGGCTTTGGCAATTTCCAAACcttatttttttgctcttttgCCCATTTCCTATCAGCATTAGTTGGCCTAAAACCCAAACCAAAAGTATCTTGATTACCAAATAGAGAGACAGGGTCAACAATTCCTTGCAACGACACCCCCAAGCCCTTTCCTGGCTCATAACCGTTTTGCAGCATTTGTGAAGCCACCATGACTGAAGTAGAGGATAGACGAGGCTCTGGGATAGGCTTCCCTTCCATAAACAGATCAGCTACCACTATCTCAAAGGTCTAAAATACGAGGGATTCACAGCCTTCCTTGGCCTCGACGCATGGGACGGAAGGGTCTCTATATATTGAAAGATCATCTTCACCGTGAATAATAATTTATTGTTTCTCATATTCAAACTTTACCACTTGGTGTAAAGTAGATGGCACTGCTCTGGCTGCATGGATCCATGGCATTCTTAAAAGCAAGTTGTAGGAAACGTCCATGTCTATAACTTGGAATGTGATCCCAAAATCAACAGGTCCAATTTTTAAAGTAAGATCAATCTCACCAATGGTGTCTCTTTTTGCGCCATCGAAAGCTCGAACACACACATTGTTAGTACGAATTCTATCTGTGCTGATTTTTAAACTCTACAAAGTAGAGAGGGGGCAGATATCCATACCCAAGCCTCCATCAATCATGACTCTTTTCACATAATGTTATTCACATTTTATGGTTAAATGCAAAGCCTTGTTATGTCCGACTCCTTCCATCGGCAACTCATCATCGGTGAAAGTGATTCTATTCACCTCAAATATTCTATTGGCCATCTTTTCCAAGTGACTTACAATTGTTTTTTCCGAAACATGTGCCTCGTTCAGAATTCTAATCAATGCTTGACGGTGCTCTTTAGAATATATGAGCAAAGATAGCAATGAAATCTGAGCAGGAGTTTTTCTAAACTAATTAACAATAGAGTAATCCTGAACTTTCATCTTCTTCATGAACTCTTCAGCCTCTTCTTCGGTGATAGGTTTTTTCACCAGAAATTGGCTATCCCTAGCTTGTTTGGCTCTCCTTAATTCTTCTGGAGCATAACACCTTCCAGAATGCATTAAGCCACCGGTTTCATCTATTTCTTCAACAATCTCTTTGCCCTTGTAAGTCACAGTGGTTTTGTTGTAGTTCCATGGGACAGTTTTCATGTTTGTCACTGGAAGTTGTGTCGTGTGCTTTATAACAATTGGTTCTGTCATCTTTCCTAAACCATTCTGGTTTTGACCAAACCTGGGAAAACCACTAGGAATATATAATTTTGGTCCGGTCACTAATATCTCTTTTTTCTTTATGGCTCCAGGGACATACAATATCAACTTCCCTGAGCCTTTGAGATTTGGATCAGAACATGCACCTTTTAACAATCAACAGTGCTTCTTGTGCACACTTTGTCACCATACCCAACCCTTCTTTTAAGGTGTCAATTTCGATTACTGTTTTGCCTGTTTGCTTGTATTCCTTATCATCACAGATCATCCCAACAACATGAGCATTGTTGTGAGCAGGAAGTGTGTTGTTGGTGACATTCGGAGCCTCTTCGTCATGTATCACAATTGCTTTGTCATCAATTAGCTTCTCAATGGCTGTCTTCAAAGTAAAACAATTTTCTGTGCTATGACCCTGAGTGTTAGAATGATACTCGCACTTGGCTGTGGGGTCAAAACATCTTGCATTTGGGTTCACATTATACAGCATGATAGGTTCAATCAAACCTAATTGTATCAATTTCCGCAGCAAGCTTGTGTATGATTCTCTAATTGGGGTCAAGTTTTCCCTTTGTCCTTGTTCTCTTACATAATCAGTTTTAGGACGTGGATTATAAGGTGCTTGAAAATTTTGTTGTTGGGGACGAAAGCCTTGTGGAGCAGGCGCCCTCCATTGCTGGCGTTGAGGAGGTCGGACATATACATGGGTGTTGAAAACCGTATATTGGGGTGGAGCAATTGAGTAGTGGGGATCCTGATGCGAATAAAAATGTTGACGTGAGTTGGATTGTCCTTGTTGGATTTGGTGGTTTGTCCCCCTTTGAGTAGCACTGGACCCTGATGTCATCATGGatccttcctttttcttttttcgatTTCCAAAACCACCAGACCCATTTTGAATTGCTTGGGTGGTAGCCTTGAGTGCTACCTGACTCACAATTTTGCCGGACTTGATGCCATTTTCAACCATTTCCCCAACTTTAATTGCTTCTGCGAATGTCTTTCCCACTGTGAAAAGCAAGTAGCGGAAGTAATCAGGTTCTTGTGCTAGGAGGAAAACATCAATAATTTCCGACTCCTTCATCGGCGGTTTGACCCTAGCAGTTTGTTCTCTCCACTTGATAGTATATTCTCTAAAACTCTCGGTAGGCTTTTTCTTCATACTGGCGTGAGAAGTGCGATCAGGCAAAATATCAATGTTATACTGAAATTGTCGAATAAAATCTCGTGCCATGTCATCCCATGTAGGCCAATCAGAAATATCTTGGTCGATGAACCATTCTGAGGTAATCCCCGCTAGACTTTCTCCAAAATATGCCATGAGCAATTCTTCCTTACTCCCTGCCCCTCTTAGTTGATTGCAATATTTCTTCAAATGTGCTATGGGGTCACCGTGACCATCGTACTTCTCAAACTTCGGAGTCTTAAAACCAAGGGGGAAATGAAAATTGGGGAACATGCACAAATCTCTAAATAAGACGCTTTTTGGACCTCTTAATCCTTGCATATTCCTCACACTCTGCTCTAGACTTTTCATTTTTCTAGCCATTTCTTCTTGTTCCTCATTCTTAGCAGTTTTCTCGATCTCGATCGGGGAACTATACTACTGAAAGGGGTTATATGAGTCTGGGACTTTAAAAGTCAATTCCGGAGAATAATATTGATCATGGTGACCTTTAGATGAAGGCTCATTATTAGACTTCTGTACCAATGTTGTTTGAGGAATTGTAGTAGTTTGTACAGTAGGGATGAAAAGTGGCTTATTTCTAAGGGGTGCATTTGGAGGGCGCACAGTGGAAGTTCTAGAAGTGCTGGATATGTTAACATTTGGACCAAATCCAGGAGGAAAAAGTGGATCACTTGTCGGGGTTTCAATGGGAATTGACATAGTCACATCCGGGAATCCAGGGATTGAAGATGGTGGAGCTTGCCCATTTATCCAAGCTTGATATATGTCAGCCATTTGTTGTCTCAACATCCTTACTTCCTCTGCTGATGTTGATTCATGTTGAACCATCTGACCTCGAGATTCATCATTGTCTGACTCGTTTCCATCCTTATGGGCCATTATCCCCTTTCCTTTAGACCTTATGTTATATTCGTGAGGAGCCAGTTCAACCACAAACCAACCACCTTATCTTTAAGACAAGAACAAATAAGTGAGGGTTTAACATTTTGCAGACATTAATCACACGTTGTGGGCCATGTACCTAAATTATTTGATATCTAATATAAGCATTAGAAGGCTTTCATGTTTCATCCCGTCTTTTGGGTGAATTTATTTCAACACttttcttattttttcatttttctctttCAGTGATTTTGAAACATTTTGATCGAACCCATTAAGGGATGCCTACGTATCATGTTAAACATGAATCAGATCATTACATAGTTCATGAAAAAGAACAAATTTAGATTTTTTGAATCaactaaaaatatttttattaactttCAAATTAGTATTTTTCAATACAAAGATGTAAAGGAAAATAACCAAAAAGAAAGGCACCATAGACTCAAAAAGACTAAATCGGGACtagaatatccaaaacaaactaaaaataaagaCTCGAAAAGAGTCAGTCTCAAAATACAACTACTGAACTAGAACTCCTAATAATTATAACTAAACATCAATCTTCGGAAATCTGCGATCTTCTATGTGAACTAATGTATATCTGCTCAAGGTGCTTCTGGCCCAGGCTGACCCCCTAACATGCGGTATATTTGCTTCAGTTCTACTGCAAAGTGGCATGCAAGGCTAGGTATCTTTCTAACGAATTGCTCATAATCCATCCCCTGACAGTCTTGACAACTTTGAGCAGTATGAATAACTAAATTGTGGACATGTTCTCTAATATCTCGATAATTCCGCTCCAGGTCTTGGACTTGCTGCTGGCGAGTAGTTGTTATCTCTCCTATACCTGCCTCACGGTTCAATGCTAATTCAAGCTGGTTTCGAATCCTTGCTCGGTCATTCATTAATTGGTTCCTTTCTACATCAAATCGACCTCTCTCTTTATCGAATTCAGCTTGTTGTCGAGTTTGCAGGGCCAAGAATTGAGCTTTCTCGTCTTCA
Encoded proteins:
- the LOC132639724 gene encoding uncharacterized protein LOC132639724, translating into MERDCFCFVCKCHQCQIHSDRIHSPASELHPMSAPWPFVAWGIDIIGPIEPKASNGHRFILVAIEYFTEWVEAVMFKSVTKKAVVNFVHSNIICRFGIPKTIITDNSANLNSYLMKEVCEQFKIVHHNSTPYRPKANRAIEAANKNIKKILRKMVQGSRKWQEKLPFALLWYYTTIRTSVGATPYLLVYGTEAVIPAKVEIPSLRIIIESEIDNTKWVKSRLEQLSVIDEKRLTAICFGQLYQQMMARTYNKKVRPRHFEVGQLVVKRILPHQEEARGKLAPNWQGPYVIKQVLSKGDLQLSDIEGKVCNTPYL
- the LOC132639725 gene encoding uncharacterized protein LOC132639725 — its product is MGLNMAIHLDAHELIVLGDSDLLIRQAQGEWETRDIKLILYKQCLEDLSKRFKSIEFRYIPRFHNELADALATLALMLPYLGNAYIDPLEIQIRNQHGHCSTIEVEPDGEPWYHDIKRFLKTKEYPIHADGDQKRTIRRPSNDFFLSGEILYKRTSDLNLLRCVNTQEAKMIMNEVHSEVCGPHMNGYVLAKKILRAVHY